The nucleotide window AATCCGCCTCGGTCCGCGTTGGTGTCTTCCGGAAGATCAGGCCTGAAGGAGGACACCGGCGTGGCAGCGCAAGCGGGGGACGGCAAGGGCACCTGGGCCCGAAGGCTCATGGGCTACACCTGGCGCTACAAGAAGGGCGTGGTCCTGGCCCTCGGCTCCTCGCTCGCCGGCATGGCCCTCATGGCCCTCGTCCCCCTGATCACCAAGGTGATCATCGACGACGTGGTCAGCGACCACACCCGGGGCATGGCCCCCTGGGCAGGCGCCCTGATCGGCTCCGCCGTCCTCGTCTACGTCTTCACCTACATCCGCCGCTACTACGGCGGCCGCCTCGCCCTCGACGTCCAGCACGACCTCCGTACGGAGATGTACGGCACGATCACCCGCCTCGACGGCCGCCGCCAGGACGAGCTGTCCACCGGGCAGGTCGTCGGCCGTGCCACCAGCGACCTCCAGCTGATCCAGGGCCTGCTCTTCATGCTGCCGATGACGATCGGCAACGCCCTCCTCTTCCTGATCTCCCTCGTCGTGATGGCGTGGCTGTCGCTCCCCCTCACCCTCGTCGCCCTCGCCGTCGCCCCGGCCCTCTGGTGGATCGCGGGGCGCAGCCGCACCAAGCTGCACCCGGCCACCTGGTACGCCCAGGCGCAGGCCGCCGCCGTCGCGGGCGTCGTCGACGGCGCGGTCAGCGGCGTACGCGTGGTGAAGGGCTTCGGGCAGGAGGACCAGGAGACCGGCAAGCTGCGCGAAGTGGGCCGGAAGCTCTTCGCCGGCCGCCTCCGCACGATCCGCTTCAACTCCAGGTACACCCCGGCCCTCCAGGCGGTACCGGCCCTCGGCCAGGTCGCGATGCTGGCGCTCGGCGGCTGGCTGGCCGTGCGCGGGCACATCACGCTCGGTACGTTCGTCGCCTTCTCCACCTACCTCGCCCAGCTCGTCGGCCCGGTCCGCATGCTCGCGCTCGTCCTCACCGTCGGCCAGCAGGCACGGGCCGGTACCGAACGCGTCCTGGAGCTGATCGACACCGAGCCGACGCTCACCGACGGCACCAAGACCCTCCCCGCCGACGCGCCCGCGACGGTCGAGTTCGACGACGTGTCGTTCGGCTACGACCATGAGCGCCCGGTCCTGGACGGGCTCAGCTTCGAGATCCGCCCCGGCGAGACCCTCGCCGTCGTCGGCTCCTCCGGCTCCGGCAAGTCCACGGTCTCCCTCCTCCTCCCGCGCTTCTACGACGTCACGCGCGGCGCCGTCCTCATCGGCGGCCACGACGTCCGCGAGCTGACCACCGACTCGCTGCGCGCCGCGATCGGCCTGGTCCCCGAGGACTCGTTCCTCTTCTCCGACACGGTCCGCAACAACATCGCGTACGGCCGCCCGGACGCCACCGACGAGCAGATCGAGACGGCGGCCCGCGCCGCCCAGGCGGACCGTTTCATCGCCGAGCTGCCCCATGGCTACGACACCAAGGTCGGAGAGCAGGGCCTGACCCTCTCCGGCGGCCAGCGCCAGCGCGTCGCGCTCGCCCGCGCGATCCTCACCGACCCGCGCCTCCTCGTCCTCGACGACGCGACCTCCGCCGTGGACGCCCGCGTCGAGCACGAGATCCACGAGGCGCTGAAGCAGGTCATGGAGGGCCGGACGACCCTGCTGATCGCCCACCGCCGCTCCACCCTCGGCCTCGCCGACCGCATCGCCGTCCTCGACGAGGGCCGCCTCGCCGACATCGGCACCCACAAGGAGCTCGAACAGCGCTCGGCCCTCTACCGCCGCCTGCTCACCGACCCGGACGAGATGGGCGGAGTCTCACCCGGCCACATCAGCCGGGCCGCGACGCAGGACAACGCCATACGCGACTCGATACGGGACGAACTGGACGCCGAGTTCGACGCGGAACGCGGTATCACCCCCCGCCTGTGGAGCGGCGACCGCTCCCCGCGCGACCTCGCCCTCGACGGCACCCCCGCCACCCCCGAACTCCTCGCCCAGGTCGAGGCGCTGCCCCCGGCCGCCGACACCCCCGGCGTCGACGAGGCACGGGCGGTCACCCCGGAGGACTCGTACGGCCTCAAGCGCCTGCTCCGGGGCTTCGGTGCGCCTCTGCTGCTCAGCCTGGCCCTGGTCGCCCTCGACGCGGGCATGGGGCTGTTGCTCCCCGTCCTGATCCGGCACGGCATCGACCAGGGCGTCTCCCAGCTGGCCCTGGGCGCGGTCTGGGCGGCCTCCGGGCTCGCCCTGCTCTCGGTGCTCGCCCAGTGGGCGGCGCAGGTGGGCGAGATCCGCATGACCGGCCGTACCGGCGAACGCGTCCTGTACTCCCTGCGCCTGAAGATCTTCGCCCAGCTCCAGCGGCTCGGACTCGACTACTACGAGCGGGAGTTGACCGGCCGGATCATGACGAGGATGACGACGGACGTCGACGCCCTCTCGACGTTCCTCCAGACCGGCCTGGTCACGGCGTTCGTCTCGGTCGTCACCTTCTTCGGCATCATGGTCGCGCTGGTCGTGATCGACGTACAGCTCGCCCTCGTCGTCTTCGCCACGCTCCCGCCGCTGATCATCTGTACGGTCTTCTTCCGCCGGGCGAGCGTGAAGGCGTACGAGCTGGCCCGTGAGCGGGTCTCGGTCGTCAACGCGGACCTCCAGGAGTCGGTGGCCGGGCTGCGGATCGTGCAGGCGTTCCGGCGTGAGCGCGACGGCGGCGAGCGGTTCGCGGCGGGCAGCGACAGCTACCGCCAGGCACGCGTCCACGGCCAGTGGCTGATCTCGGTGTACTTCCCGTTCGTC belongs to Streptomyces graminofaciens and includes:
- a CDS encoding ABC transporter ATP-binding protein; its protein translation is MGYTWRYKKGVVLALGSSLAGMALMALVPLITKVIIDDVVSDHTRGMAPWAGALIGSAVLVYVFTYIRRYYGGRLALDVQHDLRTEMYGTITRLDGRRQDELSTGQVVGRATSDLQLIQGLLFMLPMTIGNALLFLISLVVMAWLSLPLTLVALAVAPALWWIAGRSRTKLHPATWYAQAQAAAVAGVVDGAVSGVRVVKGFGQEDQETGKLREVGRKLFAGRLRTIRFNSRYTPALQAVPALGQVAMLALGGWLAVRGHITLGTFVAFSTYLAQLVGPVRMLALVLTVGQQARAGTERVLELIDTEPTLTDGTKTLPADAPATVEFDDVSFGYDHERPVLDGLSFEIRPGETLAVVGSSGSGKSTVSLLLPRFYDVTRGAVLIGGHDVRELTTDSLRAAIGLVPEDSFLFSDTVRNNIAYGRPDATDEQIETAARAAQADRFIAELPHGYDTKVGEQGLTLSGGQRQRVALARAILTDPRLLVLDDATSAVDARVEHEIHEALKQVMEGRTTLLIAHRRSTLGLADRIAVLDEGRLADIGTHKELEQRSALYRRLLTDPDEMGGVSPGHISRAATQDNAIRDSIRDELDAEFDAERGITPRLWSGDRSPRDLALDGTPATPELLAQVEALPPAADTPGVDEARAVTPEDSYGLKRLLRGFGAPLLLSLALVALDAGMGLLLPVLIRHGIDQGVSQLALGAVWAASGLALLSVLAQWAAQVGEIRMTGRTGERVLYSLRLKIFAQLQRLGLDYYERELTGRIMTRMTTDVDALSTFLQTGLVTAFVSVVTFFGIMVALVVIDVQLALVVFATLPPLIICTVFFRRASVKAYELARERVSVVNADLQESVAGLRIVQAFRRERDGGERFAAGSDSYRQARVHGQWLISVYFPFVQLLSSVAAAAVLIVGAHRVDAGTLTTGALVAYLLYIDLFFAPVQQLSQVFDGYQQATVSLGRIQELLQEPTSTKAANEPLEVLSLRGEITFEDVDFAYGADIEGEAALTGVALNIPAGQTVAFVGETGAGKSTLVKLVARFYDPTGGRVTVDGSDLRDLDITSYRHRLGVVPQEAYLFQGTVRDAIAYGRPDATDAQVEAAARAVGAHDMIATLDGGYLHEVAERGRNLSAGQRQLIALARAELVDPDILLLDEATAALDLATEAQVNQATDRLAGRRTTLVVAHRLTTAARADRVVVMAHGRVAEDGTHEELLALGGRYAELWRTFVGEPALKS